In Rattus norvegicus strain BN/NHsdMcwi chromosome 3, GRCr8, whole genome shotgun sequence, a genomic segment contains:
- the Fndc11 gene encoding fibronectin type III domain-containing protein 11 isoform X1 gives MNFQVTGLALDKMKLDSPHSFLDSEEVEEAEDQQLLEPEAWRTFMERRNVLREFLTTDLSPQLLKRHHARMQLLKKCSYYIEILPKHLALGDQNPLVLPNTMFQLIDPWKFQRMKKVGTAQTKIQLLLLGDLLEQLDQGRAALDALLEAPDPRPFLAGWGLVEQQLADLTVVMDNFLAMMVPGHLHVKHRLVSDIGATKIPHIRLMLSTKMPVMFDRKESVAHQDWVSLRWFVTIQPAAPEQYELRFKLLEPRTQQECTQCGIVPVAACTFDVHNLLPNRTYKFTIKRAESYTLVYEPWRDSLTLQTTPGPPEGPAPSRLGKPSLPLTTPSER, from the coding sequence ATGAACTTCCAGGTGACAGGCCTGGCCCTGGACAAAATGAAGCTGGACAGTCCACATTCCTTCCTGGActcagaggaggtggaggaggcagaggaccAGCAGCTGCTGGAGCCAGAGGCTTGGAGGACATTCATGGAGCGCCGCAATGTGCTGCGTGAGTTCCTGACCACAGACCTGAGCCCCCAGTTGCTCAAGCGCCATCATGCTCGCATGCAGCTGCTCAAGAAGTGTTCCTACTACATTGAGATCCTCCCTAAGCACCTGGCCCTGGGTGACCAGAACCCACTGGTGCTGCCTAACACCATGTTCCAGCTCATCGATCCCTGGAAGTTTCAGCGCATGAAGAAAGTGGGTACAGCACAGACCAAGATCCAGCTCCTGCTGCTCGGGGACCTACTGGAGCAGCTGGACCAGGGCCGGGCAGCACTGGATGCCTTACTCGAGGCCCCTGACCCACGGCCCTTCCTGGCAGGCTGGGGGCTTGTGGAACAGCAGTTGGCAGACCTGACAGTTGTCATGGACAACTTCCTGGCCATGATGGTACCAGGGCACCTGCATGTCAAGCACCGCCTGGTATCTGACATTGGAGCCACCAAAATTCCACACATCCGGCTTATGCTGAGCACGAAGATGCCAGTTATGTTCGACCGGAAGGAGTCAGTGGCCCATCAGGACTGGGTCAGCTTGCGCTGGTTTGTTACCATCCAGCCAGCAGCGCCAGAGCAGTATGAGCTGCGCTTCAAGCTGCTGGAACCGAGGACACAACAGGAGTGTACACAGTGTGGAATAGTCCCTGTGGCTGCCTGCACCTTTGATGTTCACAACCTGTTGCCTAACCGTACCTACAAGTTCACTATCAAGAGGGCAGAAAGCTACACCCTGGTGTATGAGCCCTGGCGGGACAGCCTCACCTTGCAGACCACGCCAGGACCCCCTGAAGGGCCTGCCCCTAGTCGGCTGGGTAAGCCCAGTCTGCCCCTGACCACACCTTCTGAGAGATGA